The following proteins come from a genomic window of Micromonospora echinofusca:
- a CDS encoding SDR family NAD(P)-dependent oxidoreductase, translating to MPVDPTELAACLAVLGRLDDADLDEATRQELERAVTAAHRGIKRRARARRDATTRAADRALLATATRFHTEIPDPAPPGPGSGSGPTPSDADPGAAGRGTLRRARHCYVCKLPYRQVDVDYHLMCPPCAAENRERRHARCDLTGRTAVVTGGRVKIGFHTALKLLRDGADVIVTTRFPRDAARRFAAVPDADDWAGRLYVHGLDLLDLAGTFDFVALVGRRFAGLDILVNNAAQTLYRPAAYHREVRAAESTALEGPATRIAIGAAPVTTPSAGLPSGLDAFFPAGRVDETGQPLDLREVNSWVLSDADVSPHEWLQVHVVNAFAPFLLTSRLRPLMRASAHPQRHVVQVSAMEGSYSRSGKTTRHPHTNMAKASLNMLVRTVAPDYLTSGIHMNSVDTGWVTDERPHPGKAAQRDLGFRPPLDVVDGAARVYDPIVRGVRGAPVSGQFLKDYRSVPW from the coding sequence GTGCCCGTCGATCCCACCGAGCTGGCGGCCTGTCTCGCCGTTCTCGGCCGGCTCGACGACGCCGACCTGGACGAGGCGACCCGGCAGGAGCTGGAGCGGGCCGTCACCGCCGCCCACCGGGGGATCAAGAGGCGCGCCAGAGCGCGCCGGGACGCCACGACCCGGGCGGCGGACCGCGCGCTGCTGGCCACCGCCACGCGCTTCCACACCGAGATCCCCGACCCCGCGCCGCCCGGCCCCGGCTCCGGTTCCGGTCCCACACCGTCCGATGCCGACCCCGGCGCGGCCGGACGCGGGACGCTCCGCAGGGCACGGCACTGCTACGTGTGCAAGCTTCCCTACCGACAGGTGGACGTGGACTACCACCTGATGTGCCCGCCGTGCGCGGCGGAGAACCGCGAGCGGCGCCACGCCCGCTGCGACCTGACCGGCCGCACCGCCGTGGTGACCGGCGGCCGGGTGAAGATCGGCTTCCACACCGCGCTCAAGCTGCTCCGTGACGGTGCCGACGTGATCGTGACGACCCGGTTCCCCCGCGACGCGGCCCGCCGCTTCGCCGCCGTGCCGGACGCCGACGACTGGGCCGGCCGGCTCTACGTGCACGGGCTGGACCTGCTCGACCTGGCCGGCACGTTCGACTTCGTCGCGCTGGTCGGGCGGCGCTTCGCCGGGCTGGACATCCTGGTCAACAACGCCGCACAGACGCTCTACCGGCCGGCGGCGTACCACCGGGAGGTCCGGGCGGCCGAGTCCACGGCGCTGGAGGGGCCGGCCACGCGGATCGCGATCGGCGCCGCGCCCGTCACGACCCCTTCGGCCGGGTTGCCCTCCGGGCTGGACGCGTTCTTCCCCGCCGGGCGGGTCGACGAGACGGGCCAGCCGCTCGACCTGCGCGAGGTCAACTCCTGGGTGCTCAGCGACGCCGACGTCAGCCCGCACGAGTGGTTGCAGGTGCACGTGGTGAACGCGTTCGCGCCGTTCCTGCTCACCTCCCGGCTGCGCCCGCTGATGCGGGCGAGCGCCCACCCGCAGCGGCACGTCGTGCAGGTTTCCGCGATGGAGGGCAGCTACTCCCGCTCCGGCAAGACCACCCGGCACCCCCACACCAACATGGCCAAGGCCTCGCTGAACATGCTGGTCCGCACGGTCGCTCCCGATTACCTGACCAGCGGCATCCACATGAACAGCGTGGACACCGGCTGGGTCACCGACGAGCGGCCGCACCCGGGCAAGGCGGCCCAGCGCGACCTCGGCTTCCGGCCACCACTCGACGTCGTCGACGGGGCCGCCCGGGTCTACGACCCGATCGTGCGCGGCGTACGCGGGGCGCCGGTGAGCGGCCAGTTCCTCAAGGACTACCGGAGCGTGCCCTGGTGA
- a CDS encoding ankyrin repeat domain-containing protein, with product MERRRQREKQLRLLGYASPPAAVAAATARRRAGDWRGACAAAAVDAHVDLRDVAARYGTDEAARVEGELRGLAPDLLRRFLPRTRSLALLPRAAVVLSRLPGPVRTTARLLRRGVPLLVATLPRTDHSPQRIGLRVTDSLRLPTRWHDLPGWCWDADAVATRRWAYGASAVRLAWHTPDGRPYPQGGTAAPRRAEDRATQVETVAALLAARQPVAAYEAAGLAVDPDVGRQDSAWLAPALVAHAPALSVLAEETRRLAHRYGTTTQFADGHRLAVELAADGQPTVRQAAWDEPVAGPYAFGVPAPADAALLRWGDLAPDELHPLVHEALFPGRTQAWRAPEPAPPPPIRIRCGRDWHPVQVAACRLVTAHTDEELRREFLLAGLGGPVGGCAAAVRAWRTGAKPVPKEIRRLRQDLFVRAFHGDTEGLLALLADGIDPQLRDNRGRTLVHWLPWVDHHRVLPALTAAGLDLDAPDRDGHSPLHAAALALATEVMEVLLAAGADPDAVDERGRTAAELLAFARTPTRR from the coding sequence ATGGAACGCCGCCGGCAACGGGAGAAGCAACTGCGACTCCTGGGATACGCCTCCCCGCCGGCCGCCGTCGCCGCCGCCACCGCCCGCCGACGGGCCGGTGACTGGCGGGGTGCCTGCGCCGCCGCAGCGGTCGACGCGCACGTCGACCTGCGGGACGTGGCCGCCCGGTACGGCACCGACGAGGCCGCCCGCGTCGAAGGCGAGCTGCGCGGCCTCGCCCCCGACCTGCTGCGTCGCTTCCTGCCCCGCACCAGGTCGCTGGCCCTGCTGCCCCGCGCCGCCGTCGTGCTCTCCCGGCTGCCCGGCCCGGTCCGGACGACCGCGCGGCTGCTCCGCCGGGGCGTCCCGCTACTGGTGGCGACCCTGCCGCGCACCGACCACAGCCCCCAGCGGATCGGACTGCGGGTCACCGACAGCCTGCGCCTGCCAACCCGGTGGCACGACCTGCCCGGCTGGTGCTGGGACGCGGACGCGGTCGCCACCCGCCGCTGGGCCTACGGCGCTTCGGCCGTGCGGCTCGCCTGGCACACGCCCGACGGCCGCCCGTACCCGCAGGGCGGCACGGCCGCGCCCCGCCGGGCCGAGGACCGCGCCACGCAGGTGGAGACGGTGGCCGCGCTGCTGGCGGCCCGACAGCCGGTGGCGGCGTACGAGGCGGCCGGGCTCGCCGTCGACCCGGACGTGGGCCGGCAGGATTCCGCCTGGCTCGCGCCCGCACTCGTCGCCCACGCGCCGGCGCTGTCCGTGCTCGCCGAGGAGACCCGGCGGCTCGCCCACCGCTACGGGACGACGACGCAGTTCGCCGACGGCCACAGGCTGGCCGTCGAGCTCGCCGCCGACGGCCAGCCGACCGTCCGCCAGGCGGCCTGGGACGAGCCGGTCGCCGGACCGTACGCCTTCGGGGTGCCCGCGCCGGCGGACGCGGCGCTGCTGCGCTGGGGCGACCTGGCCCCGGACGAGCTGCACCCGCTGGTGCACGAGGCCCTCTTCCCCGGGCGGACCCAGGCATGGCGGGCTCCCGAGCCGGCGCCGCCCCCGCCGATCCGGATCCGGTGCGGGCGGGACTGGCACCCCGTCCAGGTCGCGGCTTGCCGCCTCGTCACCGCGCACACCGACGAGGAGTTGCGCCGGGAGTTCCTGCTCGCCGGGCTGGGCGGGCCGGTCGGCGGCTGCGCGGCGGCGGTGCGCGCCTGGCGTACCGGGGCGAAGCCGGTGCCGAAGGAGATCCGCAGGCTCCGGCAGGACCTCTTCGTCCGGGCGTTCCACGGCGACACCGAAGGACTACTCGCCCTGCTCGCCGACGGGATCGACCCGCAGCTGCGCGACAACCGGGGTCGTACGCTGGTGCACTGGCTGCCCTGGGTCGACCACCACCGGGTGCTCCCGGCGCTCACCGCGGCCGGGCTCGACCTCGACGCACCCGACCGGGACGGGCACAGCCCCCTGCACGCCGCCGCCCTCGCGCTGGCCACCGAGGTGATGGAGGTCCTGCTCGCGGCCGGGGCCGATCCGGACGCCGTGGACGAGCGGGGTCGCACCGCCGCCGAACTGCTCGCCTTCGCGCGGACGCCGACGCGACGGTAG
- a CDS encoding acyl-CoA dehydrogenase family protein — protein sequence MADSLLLDPHTYDPTHLDDTSRRLLRATVDWFEGRGKKALLDSYDRHEWYADFLDFAAKEGLFAAFCTPAADGGGDPAKRWDTARNAALSEILGFYGLGYWYTWQVTVLGLGPVWQSDNAAARARAAALLDDGHVMAFGLSERAHGADIYSTDMLLTPDGDGGFRASGAKYYIGNGNVAGLVSVFGRRADVEGPDGYVFFAADSRHRAYHLVRNVVNAQMYVSEFRLADYPVRPEDVLHTGRAAFDAALNTVNVGKFNLCTASIGICEHAMYEAVTHAHNRVLYGRRVTDFPHVRRELTDAYARLVAMKLFSDRAVDYFRSAGPDDRRYLLFNPMTKMKVTTEGERVVDLLWDVIAAKGFEADTYFDKAAKDIRGLPKLEGTVHVNLTLIMKFMANYLFHPAEHPPVPRRHDAADDEFLFRQGPARGLGAIRFHDWRAAYDAHAEVPNVARFREQADGFCALLAAHAPSEEQQADLDFLLALGQLFALIVYGHLILEQAELTGLDSDVLDEIFDVLVRDFSAYATELHGRAATTGEQAAWALAHVRRPVADPQRTARMWARVAGLSGAYEMRP from the coding sequence GTGGCGGACTCGCTCCTGCTCGACCCGCACACCTACGACCCCACCCACCTCGACGACACCTCCCGCCGGCTGCTGCGGGCCACCGTCGACTGGTTCGAGGGCCGGGGCAAGAAGGCGCTGCTCGACTCCTACGACCGGCACGAGTGGTACGCCGACTTCCTGGACTTCGCCGCGAAGGAGGGGCTGTTCGCCGCCTTCTGCACGCCCGCCGCCGACGGGGGAGGGGACCCGGCGAAGCGCTGGGACACCGCGCGCAACGCGGCGCTGAGCGAGATCCTGGGCTTCTACGGCCTCGGCTACTGGTACACCTGGCAGGTCACCGTGCTCGGCCTCGGCCCGGTCTGGCAGAGCGACAACGCCGCCGCGCGCGCCCGCGCCGCCGCGCTGCTGGACGACGGGCACGTGATGGCCTTCGGCCTCTCCGAGCGCGCCCACGGCGCGGACATCTACTCGACCGACATGCTGCTCACCCCCGACGGCGACGGCGGGTTCCGCGCGAGCGGCGCCAAGTACTACATCGGCAACGGCAACGTCGCCGGGCTGGTCTCGGTCTTCGGCCGCCGGGCCGACGTCGAGGGGCCGGACGGCTACGTCTTCTTCGCCGCCGACAGCCGCCATCGGGCCTACCACCTGGTCCGCAACGTGGTCAACGCGCAGATGTACGTCAGCGAGTTCCGCCTGGCGGACTACCCGGTGCGCCCCGAGGACGTGCTGCACACCGGGCGGGCCGCGTTCGACGCCGCGCTGAACACCGTCAACGTGGGCAAGTTCAACCTCTGCACGGCCTCGATCGGCATCTGCGAGCACGCCATGTACGAGGCCGTGACCCACGCCCACAACCGGGTGCTCTACGGCCGGCGGGTCACCGACTTCCCGCACGTGCGCCGCGAGCTGACCGACGCGTACGCGCGCCTGGTCGCGATGAAGCTGTTCAGCGACCGCGCCGTCGACTACTTCCGCTCGGCGGGCCCGGACGACCGCCGCTACCTGCTGTTCAACCCGATGACCAAGATGAAGGTCACCACGGAGGGGGAGCGGGTCGTCGACCTGCTCTGGGACGTCATCGCCGCCAAGGGCTTCGAGGCGGACACCTACTTCGACAAGGCCGCCAAGGACATCCGCGGGCTGCCCAAGCTCGAGGGGACGGTGCACGTCAACCTCACGTTGATCATGAAGTTCATGGCCAACTACCTGTTCCACCCGGCCGAGCACCCGCCGGTGCCGAGGCGGCACGACGCCGCCGACGACGAGTTCCTGTTCCGGCAGGGCCCCGCCCGGGGCCTCGGCGCGATCCGGTTCCACGACTGGCGCGCCGCCTACGACGCCCACGCCGAGGTGCCCAACGTCGCCCGCTTCCGCGAGCAGGCCGACGGCTTCTGCGCGCTGCTGGCCGCCCACGCCCCGAGCGAGGAGCAGCAGGCCGACCTCGACTTCCTGCTCGCCCTCGGCCAGCTCTTCGCGTTGATCGTCTACGGGCACCTGATCCTGGAGCAGGCCGAGCTGACCGGCCTGGACAGCGACGTGCTCGACGAGATCTTCGACGTCCTGGTCCGCGACTTCTCCGCGTACGCCACGGAGCTGCACGGCCGGGCGGCGACCACCGGGGAGCAGGCCGCCTGGGCGTTGGCGCACGTCCGCCGGCCGGTGGCGGACCCGCAGCGCACGGCGCGGATGTGGGCGCGGGTGGCGGGGCTCAGCGGCGCGTACGAGATGCGTCCCTGA
- a CDS encoding PadR family transcriptional regulator, with amino-acid sequence MALEHAILVSLLERPGSGYELARRFERSIGRFWTATHQQIYRVLKRMEADGWVTAEEIGQEGRPDKRSFSVAPAGRSALVGWLRAPVQPEAVRHELAVKIRGAAFDDAAGRAALVAEVERYRATHEETLARYLAGERRDFPGPAAPDAAAALQHVVLRGGIAYERMVLAWLDDVLATLRTLDH; translated from the coding sequence ATGGCGCTGGAACACGCGATCCTGGTCTCCCTGCTCGAACGGCCGGGCTCCGGCTACGAGCTGGCCCGGCGCTTCGAACGCTCCATCGGCCGCTTCTGGACCGCCACCCACCAGCAGATCTACCGGGTGCTGAAGCGGATGGAGGCCGACGGCTGGGTCACCGCCGAGGAGATCGGCCAGGAGGGCCGCCCGGACAAGCGGTCCTTCTCGGTGGCGCCGGCCGGCCGGTCCGCGCTGGTGGGCTGGCTGCGCGCGCCCGTGCAACCCGAGGCGGTCCGGCACGAGCTGGCCGTCAAGATCCGCGGAGCCGCCTTCGACGACGCGGCCGGCCGCGCCGCGCTCGTGGCCGAGGTCGAGCGCTACCGCGCCACCCACGAGGAGACGCTCGCCCGCTACCTGGCCGGCGAGCGGCGCGACTTCCCCGGCCCCGCCGCACCCGACGCCGCCGCGGCGCTCCAGCACGTCGTGCTGCGCGGCGGCATCGCGTACGAGCGGATGGTGCTCGCCTGGCTCGACGACGTGCTGGCCACCCTGCGCACCCTGGACCACTGA